AGtttcttattataatatgttttggtatatttagatatatgacttgcaccagcTCGGGTCATTAGAGAATGGGGATGAGTTGATAGCTTTGGCATCTGGATCTGATCTTTTGGCGTACTCCTatcaagcatgtatagtgaatTGGGTTCGATATGTTACACACATTCGAGATCAAAAATGTATTACAAAAAATAATGGAGTGTGTGTTGTTGGGacagaaggttttaactattatggacAACTTGAAGAGATCTTGGAGGTATCTATACTGGTGTATATTCAGTGGTATTgtttcgatgtaaatggttcaacacagacccaaaaaaaaagaaaaaaattattgaaaataatGTCACCAGTATAAATGTGAgcggtgaatggtataaagatgaaccgtACATACTTGCTATCCAAGCTAAATaggttttctatctcgatgatctacttagaggtcgAGCTTGGAAAGTTGTTGAAGAGTGAATCATAGGCAAGTTTGGGATATTCTGGACAGTTCTGATCAGATTGCTAATATTGATATTGTACATGACACAAACTCATCCAATTTTGTATTGACTGTTGAGCTCGGGGAGTTGGTTGTTCAACAATCTAATCAGCCAACAACATTCATAGGCACCGTCCCTTGACCTTATTCGATAGCTCAAGATACAAATAGTTTTattaatgatgatgaagaagaagtcgAAGACGTAGAAGAAGCGGATGACGAGGATGATTTACTTGTTGACCTTAGCGATGATGATAACACCAAGCATGTTTCACCATTAGATGTTAATTTGACAAGTGATGACAGTGGCTATTGTACTTAGTTCTTGTATCTGTTTAAGAAAAAccttatatttaaataattatatgtcaGAAATGTTGAATGATTTATGGAATTATGGATTTGTTATGTTGTGGATTTGCAATCAGAaatgttaaataataattttgtggtgattacaactatatattcataaataataaatatctaatattcATACTAACAAACAAATTTGGTCATACTTAGTTTAAAGATGTTAGTAGATGTAGCTTCATACCATGGGaggagatggtggtggtcaagATCTACCAAATCCTACTACGATCCCATCCAGTTACGAGTCaggtattttaaaatttattatttatttatttctaattaGACTTTATTATACAACTTACTAAATTATATGATGCACTAATTTAAAACAATACAGTAGCTCCACCAAAGAGAAAAGGTCGTGTGCCTGCCGCTGGGAAAAAATTTGTCCGTCTTTTGGACACCCAAGTCACATCACCGGTTTCAGGATATTACAAGGATTAGACTAGTGTCCCAAAACGGTATAAGGACAATGTCATTAGTAAAGTTAAGGTAAATTTTTTAGAATTTActttaataataattgtattataaTTCCAGCCCGATTAACATGTTTTCTCTTAATTGTAGCACATCTATCAAATAGATGGGTGACCAAATTATACCACCCTCATTGACAGTATCGATGTTGAGATGGCTGAGAGATACTGAGATAGGCAAACTAAGTGGCACACCCACTTCAAAAATTTCTACAAAGGACCAGAAGATTGGGACGAGGTCCTAAAGAATCCACCCAAAGATGTAAACGTCAATGAGTGGAaacaaatttgtgagtttttcaggAGTCCAGAGTTTATTGCTCcgtgaagaacaaaataaaccgAGACCAAATGAAGTACTCTACAACACAAGGCAAGAAATCATTAGTGGCCACTCATCACGAAAAAGTAAGTGAAAATATTAACTTAATTAAGTTGTATGAATTTATAAGTTCTCTAACattctcattttctttattagttgaACCAGAACCTAATTGAGGAATGGAAGGAGTATCACTGGACAAAGAAGAACAAGAATTTTGTCAACGAGGATGCTGAacgagattatgtaagtttaactttattatcaattcaaataattatatttttcttttgtattataatttttttttgaaacagGTTAAGTTGAAGTCAACTCTTGAAGCTGAGACTCAGCAGACAGTTGAATATGGTACCGATGATTCTTCCTCGGTCGATCAAATGAAGATACTAAGTCAGGTTCTTGGTGAAAGGCGGGGCCACCAACGAGGAGTTGGTCGCAAATTAAAGGGAAAAGCGTTAACCCGTCCCTCTCAAAACACTCAATCTCAGGCACCACCTCAACAATCGACTAAGGAAATACGTGAATTGGTTGACATTGTGAATGTCATGAATGAACAGCTTCAATACGTGTATCAGCAGCTTCAACCTGAAAAATGTCCGGCAACAAACTTGGAGATGCATAATACATATCAACAGTTTTTCAAGAAGTATGTAGGTTAATCTTCTGAAACTCAGACACAACACGCGTCTTAAGCTTCAACTTCTCAGCCTTCACTAGGCCATCCCAATACACCTGCACCAACTTTGCCATCTCAACCTTCAACCAAGCCATATATGTATCAATGGTCGATGCCTCCGTACCCTCAGGCTTATCATCCTCATATGAGCGAACCTTCGTCCCAACCCTCGCCTCCTCATATGAGTGGCTCGTTGTCTCAACCTCCACCTTATCCgtatccatacatgtatggacaTGGAGGATCATTGTTGCCTCTACAGTATCCATGGGCGATGCCTCCGCACACACCACAAGCACCACAGCCACCGCATGCACCAGAAGGAGACAATACTGAGGACGCCGAGGGTTGAgatgttttatatattattgtattaaacaataacttttaattaataaattattgtatggatatttaatttggataatattgtattattggattattttttgaataaattattaattttatgcatacttaatttttgtattattatttttatgcatatttaatattagtattattatttttatgcatatttaattttgatattataaattgaaatatattattttaattattttttaattatatagcAGCATTAGGGGCAACAAAAGTCACCCTTAATAATATCAAAGTCGTCGCTAATATCATATTATTATGGGCGAAATATGATCAGGGAATCACAATCAATAAGGGCGACATTCAATTTATTAAGAGCGATAATGTCGCCGCGAATACTATATATTAGGGGCGACGGTTTTGTCACCGCTAATAATCGACTTTAGCGTCGAAATATCAGCAGCGACTTTGGGTATTATTTGGGGTGACATCCGTCGCCCCTAAATAccctttttgttgtagtgaaacgAAATTCTCTAATCTATTTATAGATTGGTGAAGAAAATAGCTTCCccttattttgggaagttacaatttaaatttgaaataaatgtaattaaatgcattaattacataatatcccatgataattgggatttaatatcatataataataaatcccTAAGGAATATAGATTTTCTAACAGTTGTCACATGTAAAAcgtgttgatgatctcgaaggcAAGGTTTACACTATTCTGAGATCGACCAACACTtggacactacaacaaaataaaagttttatgactttaattgggagacattggaagtcattgtagggtcattgtaggtatatatcacacgtctcccattgggagaagTCCttaggagacatcccacgtctcccattgggagaggtgagtcacttcccacatctcccaatgggagaggtggaaagtcaacgtttgacttttcacctctcccagtgggagacgtgggaagtctcccacctctcccaatgggagacattgaaagtctcccacatttaaaaaaaataaattaaataaatttataattaatattattttaatttgatttaataattaattaaattgaaataatattaatttaaattgaaattattttaatataaatttaaattaatttaataatcaattaaattgaaattactttaatctaaatttaaattaatttaataatcaattaaattgaaagaaaaaaatatatttgttagatatatacaagaaatacaatatttgttagaaatattcaaaatgaacaaatattgcattgtgtatgaagaaagagttaaaaaattaaaaaaaaaacctatcaacgaggtcagtaactttggattatcggcaacatatatgtcgtccattcttgtcgcaactcatcaatttgtgcctctgtatatgatgtgcttgttagctgcaagaaatataaagtaaaatatattaattaattatttgattacatttatagtttcaaaaataatttgtaaattttaattaataataccgttctcaagtaatgcccgggactcgcatgttcaatcaaatccttcaacatcctcattaagtagtatccacatgccacattgtccggttggtgtggacactaattatttaaaaatatgagtaatttattattaaattgaaactttttaaaaaatgcatacatattattctacttaattattataaatgttcaaaaatttctggtaaagttacttacctgaggttgcttaatgcgtagagtatcagggatctcgacatcaggaagattcatagagaaaaaaagattgaaagcgctgacgatcactgatacaatctcctcacgattatttagctctgaattcaccggatcacaacaataaacatgatatgcatatggtgccaaaataagcaacatccaatgttcactgtataagaaaaacaaaaaaattatagctcaaatgttaaacaaagaaattattgatatgggtcgaaaaaatgacaactttttaaacttacccatggttccaagggacaagcataacttgttcttttgattttacgtcattgcaacgtctgaacagattctgaacacgatcgtcgaatgaactcccttgagtggcgacgatattaggattgacaaataaaaacttattttggcgaccttgttgtaccacatatctgtaaatgaacctaatacaaaaataataaaaattgttatatgaatgaataaatcaaattagaaaattaaatgaacaaacttatttgtgagatatatacctcatgtagctgacgagtactgcttgtccaatcttctcctttcgagcaaactgaagtatgtcatccttaaatatataacattgagacatatcctgatcaaaaacttcagactctatgcctagattgacacactcgccatcatcccaatgagatacgatattctgtaatcgttccaatggagtgtgggccaattgtgttggaggattttgttgtcgtcttctttctcgaggttgttgtgttgatggagctcttggtcgttgtgatttggtcctacttgtagagggagtctgtatacaattatatcaacaattaaaaaaattgcaaacaaatatagaattgtaaagataattatgtaaaaacatggcatcacctcatgagttacatcttcagatataatgacaaaatccttaggccacgtattggcgtcccaatggcctgaacaactatgtacatgtccaaatcaggatatgcaaatGGGAGAGGACAAGTTGGCTTAAGAACACTCAtaatcataacttggaagttgttgcctgcctctctttcaatgagtgtacctgatgcaacaatgtttgaaaccgaaccaattgctaattggcatgctcggccctgcgtaagaaacatattatatacaaataatcatgatgaagcagtaaagaaatttatttggtttcagaatattcaagaaagtttaattacctcttgcaaaagcggttgtagtgcaacaatgtggtgttctgcttgaggcactactggGTCTGGAGTATAGTAAGACGCCTGtgctggtggcactggtgggtcgggcacatagtatgatgatggcgctggtgggactccaacgttagatcctgacccgctctgttgggccaataattttctcaagagctcatcttgttgctgaaggcgctcttctaggcgttgtgcttgttgacgatgctcttcttcttgttttcgaaatctttcttcaaattcctttctaatgtcgtcgttcgaagaagaggcttttgatttatttttcgttgaggtaggtgttggattattccagtatactgagcgggacacactgtgtcctccagccctaacacgtcctcgaggctcaggactgcccaacgccctcgtcagcacatcatcatggccatcaagtgcccatttaccctcagcttggagttgccggtaatgatcctgtgaaacaatattcacagaaacttatatatataagctaataatttgatatatcaacattattaaatatgagcacttacaatatttttttgaatctcagaggcctctccaatgagctctccttttgcattccgacgacccatgctccataagtctaccctatcaagttcagtcagacttttcccactttgttccattaacatctcttcaatacgcgcatagcctcctctagagaggttgtgattgtatttattcagtgctcgataattttgcatctcctctctctttctttgccactcgggagttaat
The genomic region above belongs to Humulus lupulus chromosome 1, drHumLupu1.1, whole genome shotgun sequence and contains:
- the LOC133821633 gene encoding uncharacterized protein LOC133821633, encoding MLLILAPYAYHVYCCDPVNSELNNREEIVSVIVSAFNLFFSMNLPDVEIPDTLRIKQPQCPHQPDNVACGYYLMRMLKDLIEHASPGHYLRTLTSTSYTEAQIDELRQEWTTYMLPIIQSY